Proteins encoded together in one Anopheles darlingi chromosome 3, idAnoDarlMG_H_01, whole genome shotgun sequence window:
- the LOC125955071 gene encoding eukaryotic translation initiation factor 3 subunit G, which translates to MPALDDIKSSWADEVESDPDALPPPTEVIENGQKIVTEYNYNNDDKKVKVVRTYKITKVVVPKSVARRKNLKKFGDSVADRPGPNPQTTMVSEDIFMQFVTNKEEEQKAESALDSVKNIAKCRICEGEHWSVQCPYKGTTYDKPVKAAAPAQPETTSSNKPGKYVPPHIKESQAKGGLGGPMRGRDDTSAIRISNLSEAMTEADLEELVKKFGPHTKMFLSRDKSTGLCKGFAYVHFRSRRDAATAIEVLNGYGYDHLILSVEWSKPQNPQ; encoded by the exons ATGCCTGCGCTAGACGACATCAAGTCCTCCTGGGCCGATGAGGTCGAGTCCGATCCAGATGCGCTGCCACCGCCCACCGAGGTGATCGAAAACGGCCAGAAGATCGTGACCGAGTACAATTACAACAATGACGACAAGAAGGTGAAAGTTGTGCGCACCTACAAGATCACCAAGGTGGTCGTGCCTAAGAGTGTGGCCCGCAGGAAGAATCTGAAGAAGTTCGGCGATTCggtggccgaccggccgggaCCGAACCCACAGACGACGATGGTCTCGGAAGACATCTTCATGCAGTTCGTGACCaacaaggaggaggagcagaaggccGAGAGTGCGCTGGATTCCGTGAAGAACATTGCCAAGTGTCGTATCTGCGAGGGCGAGCATTGGTCCGTGCAGTGTCCGTACAAGGGTACCACGTACGACAAACCAGTGAAAGCGGCGGCTCCAG CTCAACCGGAAACGACGTCCTCCAACAAACCGGGCAAGTATGTGCCTCCGCACATCAAGGAGAGCCAGGCGAAGGGTGGACTCGGTGGACCGATGCGTGGCCGTGACGATACGAGCGCCATCCGTATCTCGAATCTGTCGGAAGCGATGACGGAGGCCGATCTCGAGGAGCTGGTGAAGAAGTTTGGTCCGCACACGAAAATGTTTCTGTCCCGCGATAAGAGCACTGGCCTGTGCAAGGGTTTCGCCTACGTTCACTTCCGTTCCCGCCGTGATGCCGCCACCGCGATCGAGGTACTCAATGGTTATGGCTACGATCATCTCATTCTGAGCGTCGAATGGTCCAAGCCACAGAACCCGCAGTAA